From one Sulfurimonas sp. HSL-3221 genomic stretch:
- a CDS encoding FMN-binding glutamate synthase family protein, with the protein MDQLLDFIHGEYSFPIMAFLLQGSGAVLLLLALVTLVYDRYIQRENQLLINYPLVGRLRYVFYALRDPMRQYFGDENFFDSFDKVKWVYNAAENKGLVSSFSPGQPLHGTRLTLKNANVVLNKEEVEEHFNVTFGSGVRFPFTAASVVGRSAMSDGAISPEGTKAFAWGAFLGNFPINTGEGSLTSNFLMTHRFDPKNCGYMEAERGTLFARSVYRIMRLLVNPAIAERVYRHMILAPKEEETYLFDPVSLNCYRIDWKAPMEAFPETVPGDLPDIIFQMGSGLYGVRDDEGEFDPERYCKVMRFCRMTEIKLAQGAKQTGGKLLAEKVTDAIAYYRGVEPYKDIFSPNRFPYAHTLEELFDFVGELKRLSEKPVGIKIVLASAEAFAAYAALIEVRLAAGSDAYPDFITVDGADGGSGAAPLAMMMSVGMTLHKALYVVDRDLKRIGAREKVKIIASEKVLTPDDATLLLALGADYVGIARAFMMTAGCIRARECSGANGRHCPVGLATQDRKKRASFLIEQKAHRVANYHRHMLEGIRGLMAVMGVRTREELDHTRLSVRDGDGGRNRNVDAYFEAAVTG; encoded by the coding sequence ATGGATCAGCTTCTTGATTTCATCCACGGTGAATACTCCTTCCCCATCATGGCCTTCCTGTTGCAGGGCAGCGGTGCGGTGTTGCTGCTGCTGGCTCTGGTGACACTGGTCTATGACCGCTATATCCAGCGCGAAAACCAGCTGCTTATCAACTACCCCCTGGTCGGACGGCTGCGTTACGTTTTCTATGCCCTGCGCGATCCCATGCGGCAATATTTCGGGGATGAAAACTTTTTCGATTCCTTCGATAAGGTCAAATGGGTCTATAACGCGGCGGAGAACAAGGGGCTCGTCTCTTCCTTCTCACCGGGGCAGCCGCTGCACGGTACACGTCTGACGCTCAAAAATGCCAATGTGGTCCTGAACAAAGAGGAGGTGGAGGAACACTTCAACGTGACCTTCGGCAGCGGTGTTCGTTTCCCCTTTACCGCGGCGTCGGTGGTGGGGCGCTCGGCGATGAGCGACGGCGCCATCTCACCGGAGGGGACGAAGGCGTTCGCCTGGGGAGCGTTTCTGGGCAATTTCCCTATCAATACGGGAGAGGGATCGCTGACGTCGAACTTTCTGATGACGCACCGTTTTGATCCGAAAAACTGCGGCTACATGGAGGCGGAGAGGGGAACGCTGTTTGCCCGCAGCGTCTACCGGATCATGCGCCTGCTCGTCAATCCGGCCATTGCCGAGCGGGTCTACCGCCATATGATCCTTGCGCCGAAGGAGGAAGAGACCTATCTTTTCGACCCCGTATCACTGAACTGTTACCGTATCGACTGGAAAGCACCGATGGAGGCGTTCCCCGAGACCGTGCCGGGGGACCTGCCCGATATTATTTTCCAGATGGGGAGCGGCCTGTACGGAGTGCGGGATGATGAGGGGGAATTCGATCCCGAACGGTACTGCAAGGTGATGCGTTTTTGCCGGATGACGGAGATCAAGCTCGCCCAGGGGGCGAAACAGACGGGAGGGAAGCTCCTGGCGGAAAAAGTGACCGATGCGATCGCCTACTACCGCGGGGTAGAGCCCTATAAAGACATCTTTAGCCCAAACCGTTTCCCCTATGCCCATACGCTCGAGGAGCTCTTCGATTTCGTCGGAGAACTCAAGCGGCTGTCTGAGAAACCGGTCGGGATCAAGATCGTATTGGCTTCGGCCGAGGCATTCGCAGCGTATGCGGCACTCATCGAGGTGCGGCTCGCGGCGGGCTCCGATGCCTATCCCGATTTTATTACCGTTGACGGCGCGGACGGGGGCAGCGGCGCCGCGCCGCTGGCAATGATGATGAGCGTCGGGATGACCCTGCACAAGGCGCTCTACGTCGTCGATCGGGACCTGAAACGGATCGGTGCCCGTGAGAAGGTGAAGATCATTGCCAGCGAAAAGGTGCTGACGCCGGATGACGCGACCCTGCTGCTGGCCCTCGGTGCGGACTATGTTGGCATTGCGCGGGCCTTTATGATGACGGCAGGCTGCATCCGCGCCCGGGAGTGTTCGGGGGCCAACGGGCGACACTGCCCGGTGGGGCTGGCGACCCAGGACCGGAAAAAGCGGGCCTCCTTCCTCATCGAGCAGAAGGCGCACCGGGTGGCCAATTACCACCGTCATATGCTCGAGGGGATCCGGGGGCTGATGGCCGTGATGGGCGTTCGAACGCGCGAAGAGCTCGACCATACACGGCTGAGCGTGAGAGACGGCGATGGCGGACGGAATCGGAACGTCGATGCCTATTTTGAGGCGGCCGTCACCGGATAG